Below is a window of Desulfolucanica intricata DNA.
CAATATATTCACTAATAGTCCGATATACTTCCATAAAGCTGTCAAATTCATGACGGCTGTAGCATTCATCCTCTAGAATAGAGTGGAATGACTTGACTTTACCCCAGTTTGATGGACACGGTAAATGGCTGGTACAATAAAACCAGTGAGAGGGGTGTCCATCATGAAACGTTATGATAAACAATTTAAAGAAGAAGCAATCCAACTGGTGCTAAACCAAAAGCGACCGGTAGCAGCAGTAGCAAGGGAACTA
It encodes the following:
- a CDS encoding IS3 family transposase, with product MDCFFFKLFIITFHDGHPSHWFYCTSHLPCPSNWGKVKSFHSILEDECYSRHEFDSFMEVYRTISEYIDYYNNRRRHSSIKYMAPNQFYKAFNKGRVGTASYCLILLSS
- a CDS encoding transposase; the encoded protein is MKRYDKQFKEEAIQLVLNQKRPVAAVAREL